The Erythrolamprus reginae isolate rEryReg1 chromosome 3, rEryReg1.hap1, whole genome shotgun sequence genome contains a region encoding:
- the REN gene encoding renin — MPRSWEIVLLISYSLCFSSDAFRRISLKKMPSIRETLQGMGMKVADVLPFLKHHIYYLGEELQNKTAPTILTNFGDLQYYGEISIGTPPQVFKVVFDTGSANLWVPSHQCPPLYSACVSHNRYDSSVSSTYTPNGTEIVFLYGRGHIKGFLSQDIVRVAGIPIIQVFAEASTLTNDPFLYAKFDGVLGMGYPSQAIDGVTPVFDKIISEKVLSEKVFSVYYSRNSELNTGGEIILGGSDPSYYIGDFHYVSISREGYWHVDLKGVSIANDVAFCHEGCTAAIDTGASFISGPASLVSVLMKSIGALFLVEEEKYVVQCESIPGLPDISFHLGDMTYSLSSSSYVLKHANYGEDFCIVAFSALDIPPPLGPLWLLGATFIKQYYIEFDRQNNRIGFAASL, encoded by the exons ATGCCAAGGAGTTGGGAAATTGTTCTGCTTATCTCTTACTCTTTGTGTTTTTCCAGTGATGCCTTCCGAAG AATTTCACTCAAAAAAATGCCCTCAATCCGAGAAACACTGCAAGGGATGGGCATGAAAGTGGCAGATGTCCTCCCTTTTTTGAAGCACCATATCTACTACCTTGGTGAAGAGCTTCAAAATAAAACGGCACCTACCATTCTAACAAACTTTGGTGAT TTGCAGTATTATGGTGAAATAAGTATTGGAACACCACCTCAGGTCTTCAAGGTTGTCTTTGACACCGGGTCGGCTAATCTTTGGGTGCCATCCCACCAATGCCCCCCATTGTACAGTGCCTGTG TTTCACACAATCGTTATGATTCCTCTGTATCAAGTACATACACGCCAAATGGAACCGAAATTGTCTTCTTATATGGCCGAGGACATATTAAGGGTTTCCTTAGCCAGGACATTGTTAGG GTTGCTGGTATTCCTATCATCCAAGTCTTTGCAGAAGCTAGTACACTAACAAATGATCCTTTCTTGTATGCTAAGTTTGATGGAGTGCTTGGTATGGGCTACCCCAGCCAAGCCATTGATGGGGTTACCCCAGTTTTTGATAAGATAATATCCGAAAAGGTCTTGTCAGAAAAGGTCTTCTCTGTCTACTACAGCAG AAACTCAGAGTTGAACACCGGAGGAGAGATTATCCTGGGTGGCAGTGATCCCTCTTACTACATTGGAGACTTCCACTATGTCAGTATTAGCAGAGAAGGCTACTGGCATGTTGATCTTAAAGG CGTTTCTATAGCAAATGATGTAGCGTTTTGTCATGAAGGATGCACAGCAGCTATAGATACCGGTGCTTCCTTTATCAGCGGACCAGCCAGTTTGGTATCTGTCCTGATGAAAAGCATAGGAGCTCTTTTCCTAGTAGAAGAAGAAAAG TACGTCGTTCAATGTGAAAGCATTCCTGGGCTGCCTGACATTTCCTTCCATCTTGGAGATATGACCTACTCACTCAGCAGTTCTAGCTACGTTCTCAAG CATGCAAACTATGGGGAAGATTTCTGCATTGTGGCATTCTCAGCTTTGGACATTCCTCCTCCCTTAGGCCCTCTCTGGCTTCTCGGTGCAACTTTTATTAAGCAATACTACATTGAATTTGACCGGCAGAACAATCGGATCGGCTTTGCTGCATCGCTCTGA
- the KISS1 gene encoding metastasis-suppressor KiSS-1: MRGIAEITSSFSKRSRLWAWTLQEKLRVQFGKPADSYYPLKSFWPQGKPSKGMTNWIHWANDIPCSERRFSSGKEGLKSTVTLLCKRQEHQVQLWPGTPPTKSKGVPLVEGALLLEGSQDLSTYNWNSFGLRYGKRQAVKAQEKSRKPQI; this comes from the exons ATGAGAGGTATAGCAGAGATCACCTCATCTTTTTCCAAGAGATCAAGACTTTGGGCCTGGACATTGCAGGAAAAACTGAG AGTTCAGTTTGGAAAACCTGCAGACAGCTATTATCCTCTAAAGAGCTTCTGGCCTCAAG GTAAACCCTCCAAAGGCATGACCAACTGGATCCACTGGGCTAATGACATCCCATGTTCTGAAAGGAGATTCAGCTCTGGCAAAGAAGGTCTGAAATCCACAGTAACCCTTCTGTGCAAGCGGCAAGAGCATCAAGTGCAGTTATGGCCAGGGACACCACCAACGAAAAGCAAAGGGGTTCCATTGGTGGAAGGGGCATTGCTGCTAGAAGGGAGCCAGGATCTCTCCACCTACAACTGGAATTCCTTTGGGTTAAGATACGGAAAGAGGCAAGCAGTAAAAGCCCAGGAAAAATCAAGGAAGCCTCAAATATAA